In the genome of Carnobacterium pleistocenium FTR1, one region contains:
- a CDS encoding glycosyltransferase family 2 protein translates to MLLSVIMPVYNTSATLGDAVKSVLQQQYSDFELILVDDGSSDSSPEICDLLAKTDERIKVVHQVNKGLSAARNQGIKAASGEFYAFIDSDDRFDEEVFLNFHKERIQHPDMTMYVMNFDKVYGKIRVPKKHSKNKIITEPKELIELIFGSSGVAFYTWNKIYHHSLFLEVSFPVGKIFEDIVTTYKLAKISSKTIVTNSVGYHYIRRSNTIINSTFSPKYYDILTETEKLYALVKKDFPELKHEGLRKLVESINSVGYKLSQAPDSLEAEIFQERLQQDIQLYQTEIDNDKKLPLYYKIGLKLLQSDISSYKDFYKTNLKKIIMGKQSKAEDKSL, encoded by the coding sequence ATGTTGCTAAGCGTCATTATGCCTGTATACAATACAAGCGCAACTTTAGGAGATGCGGTAAAAAGCGTTTTACAACAACAATATAGCGACTTTGAACTTATTTTGGTTGATGATGGTTCTTCAGATAGCTCGCCGGAAATTTGTGATTTATTAGCAAAAACAGATGAGCGTATTAAAGTTGTTCATCAAGTAAATAAAGGATTATCAGCTGCTAGAAATCAAGGAATAAAAGCGGCATCTGGAGAGTTTTATGCGTTTATCGACAGTGATGATCGATTTGATGAAGAAGTTTTTTTGAATTTCCATAAAGAAAGAATTCAACACCCGGATATGACGATGTATGTAATGAACTTTGATAAAGTATATGGCAAAATCAGAGTTCCTAAAAAACATAGTAAAAATAAAATTATTACTGAACCAAAAGAGTTGATTGAATTAATATTTGGCTCTTCAGGAGTAGCTTTTTATACATGGAATAAAATTTATCATCATAGTTTATTTTTAGAAGTCTCTTTTCCAGTGGGGAAAATTTTTGAGGATATCGTGACGACTTATAAGCTTGCCAAAATATCTAGTAAGACAATTGTAACGAATAGTGTTGGTTATCATTATATCAGAAGATCAAATACCATTATCAATAGCACTTTTTCACCAAAATATTATGATATTCTAACTGAGACTGAGAAATTATATGCTCTGGTAAAAAAAGATTTTCCTGAATTAAAACATGAAGGCTTGCGAAAGCTTGTTGAAAGTATAAATTCTGTTGGATATAAATTAAGTCAAGCTCCCGATTCGCTAGAAGCAGAAATTTTTCAAGAAAGGCTTCAACAAGATATTCAACTCTACCAAACAGAAATTGATAACGATAAAAAATTACCGTTATATTATAAAATAGGATTGAAATTATTACAGAGTGATATCAGTTCCTATAAAGATTTTTATAAAACAAACTTGAAAAAAATTATAATGGGAAAACAATCAAAAGCGGAAGATAAATCTTTATAG
- a CDS encoding SDR family oxidoreductase, with the protein MDLNLAGKTALVIASSQGLGKAVATELVKEGTNVMISSRNAEKLKNVQEELNAIGKGKVFFHPADITKIEDIQQLVKETRKVLGPIDILINNAGGPPTGSFEEFSDKDWENSFQLNLLSYIRIIREVLPDLKENGGKIINIASSSIKQPISGLILSNTFRLGILGLSKTLAEELGPYNILVNTVAPGRIATDRIAMLDERIAEKQNVSREEVTKRIEDSIPLGRYGTPEEFAKFVVFLVSDVNTYVTGSALMIDGGSVKAI; encoded by the coding sequence GTGGACTTAAATTTGGCAGGTAAAACAGCATTAGTAATAGCTTCAAGTCAAGGATTAGGAAAAGCAGTAGCAACTGAATTGGTAAAAGAAGGAACAAATGTAATGATTTCAAGTCGGAATGCCGAGAAATTAAAAAACGTGCAAGAGGAACTAAACGCAATTGGAAAAGGAAAAGTTTTTTTTCACCCTGCTGATATTACTAAAATCGAAGATATTCAGCAACTCGTAAAAGAAACGAGAAAAGTTCTTGGACCTATTGATATTCTTATCAATAACGCTGGTGGGCCTCCGACAGGTTCTTTTGAAGAATTTTCGGATAAAGATTGGGAAAATTCTTTCCAACTGAATTTATTGAGTTATATTCGCATTATTCGTGAAGTATTGCCGGATTTAAAAGAAAATGGTGGTAAAATTATTAATATCGCTTCTTCATCAATTAAACAACCGATTTCAGGATTAATATTATCAAATACATTTCGTCTTGGTATTTTGGGTCTTAGTAAAACGTTAGCCGAGGAGTTAGGCCCGTACAACATTCTAGTAAATACTGTTGCACCTGGACGAATTGCAACGGATAGAATCGCAATGTTGGATGAAAGGATAGCTGAAAAACAGAATGTATCTAGGGAAGAAGTTACAAAAAGGATAGAAGACTCTATTCCACTTGGCCGCTATGGAACGCCAGAAGAATTTGCCAAGTTTGTTGTCTTTCTTGTTTCAGATGTAAACACCTACGTTACAGGATCAGCTTTGATGATTGATGGTGGAAGTGTTAAAGCAATTTAA
- a CDS encoding carboxylate--amine ligase — protein sequence MPSSIESQTFIPVLLGGNLGAYSTARSFYEAYKVTSLVLCTMVTGPIDHSIFIDPVVEPKMMQPEVLINLLKDIDTRYPNKKKILLASSDNSVELIINHKELFPSDWIIPYVDKKIFYHATNKASFYDICEKEGVPYPKSLVISEYKEQLPFDFPIIIKPTNSMKYHSIDFPGKEKVYICETPAAYKKIIQDMKDNGYADEIILQEYIPGDDSLVGVATVYSSHDTGEVKVVAFGQTLLEDHTPSAIGNHLAILTRKEDQIVRDVTKLVKATGWTGFSNYDVKYDSRNQTYKFFELNARLGRSNYYVTAAGKNVAVYYVKDFIEHEFIDYSVADNQILYSAVPKKLLLDNIHSRETKNIVQQLYKAKEVFHPLASQDEPSIKRKLYVKIATLNYFKKFKTYPQPH from the coding sequence ATGCCATCGTCCATTGAATCACAGACATTTATTCCTGTTTTATTAGGAGGAAACTTAGGTGCCTATAGTACAGCAAGGTCTTTTTATGAAGCTTATAAAGTAACCTCTCTTGTTTTATGTACTATGGTTACTGGACCAATCGATCATTCTATCTTTATTGATCCCGTAGTTGAGCCTAAAATGATGCAACCTGAGGTATTGATAAATTTGCTAAAAGATATCGATACACGCTACCCAAATAAAAAAAAGATCCTCTTAGCTAGTTCAGACAACTCGGTTGAACTGATTATCAATCACAAAGAGCTTTTCCCCAGTGATTGGATTATTCCTTATGTAGACAAGAAGATTTTTTATCATGCAACGAATAAAGCAAGTTTTTATGACATTTGTGAAAAAGAGGGAGTCCCTTATCCTAAAAGTTTAGTGATAAGCGAATATAAAGAACAGCTACCATTCGACTTCCCCATTATCATCAAACCGACTAATAGCATGAAATATCATTCAATTGACTTTCCAGGTAAAGAAAAGGTTTATATTTGCGAAACTCCCGCTGCATACAAGAAAATCATCCAAGATATGAAAGATAATGGGTATGCTGATGAAATTATTTTACAAGAATACATTCCAGGGGATGACTCCTTAGTTGGCGTTGCTACTGTTTATTCTTCTCACGACACCGGAGAAGTAAAGGTGGTTGCTTTTGGACAAACATTACTTGAAGACCATACACCCTCAGCTATTGGAAATCACCTTGCTATTTTAACAAGAAAAGAAGATCAAATCGTTAGAGATGTAACTAAATTAGTCAAAGCTACTGGGTGGACAGGCTTTTCTAACTATGATGTTAAATATGATTCCCGTAATCAAACTTATAAGTTTTTTGAGCTTAATGCTCGTCTTGGTCGCAGTAATTATTATGTGACTGCTGCCGGTAAGAATGTAGCTGTTTATTATGTAAAAGATTTTATTGAGCATGAATTTATTGACTATTCTGTAGCGGATAACCAAATTTTGTACTCAGCAGTACCAAAGAAACTATTATTAGACAATATCCATTCAAGAGAAACAAAAAACATTGTTCAACAATTGTATAAAGCTAAAGAAGTCTTTCATCCTTTAGCTAGCCAAGATGAACCAAGTATAAAACGCAAACTCTATGTAAAAATCGCCACACTAAACTACTTTAAGAAGTTTAAAACTTATCCACAACCTCATTAA
- a CDS encoding amino acid racemase, whose translation MKNFFAILGGMGTLTTTNFLVELNKKHNPKKDQDFFNYILFNHAEIPDRTAYILDHSTPSPLPALIEDIEKINLLQPDFIVMPCNTAHYFIDDLKEATSIPIIDMIKETVKAIPFPAHSKKKIGLAVTQGTLESQLYQLELLSKGYEVILPDLIQQNKINQLIYTFIKEQGIINLLLYEEILEDFKLMGSDVTLLGCTELSLANSHDPLKRFPVIDAEKILIDKTFQLAQELKVRDNKALINSDIV comes from the coding sequence ATGAAGAACTTTTTTGCTATCTTAGGCGGTATGGGCACACTAACAACCACTAACTTTTTAGTTGAATTAAACAAAAAACACAATCCAAAAAAAGATCAAGACTTCTTTAATTATATTTTATTCAATCATGCTGAAATTCCAGATCGTACAGCGTATATCCTTGACCATTCAACTCCTAGTCCATTGCCTGCATTGATTGAAGATATTGAGAAAATCAACCTGTTACAACCAGATTTTATTGTCATGCCGTGTAACACTGCTCATTATTTTATTGATGATTTAAAAGAAGCTACATCTATTCCTATTATCGATATGATTAAAGAAACCGTTAAAGCGATCCCCTTTCCAGCTCATTCTAAGAAAAAAATTGGTTTAGCTGTAACCCAAGGAACATTAGAAAGCCAATTATACCAGCTTGAACTTCTCTCCAAAGGCTACGAAGTCATTTTACCAGATCTTATCCAGCAGAATAAAATCAATCAATTAATTTATACTTTTATAAAAGAACAAGGCATTATCAACCTTTTGCTTTATGAAGAAATTCTCGAAGATTTTAAGCTAATGGGAAGTGATGTCACACTATTAGGATGCACCGAGCTTTCATTAGCCAACAGCCATGATCCATTAAAAAGATTTCCTGTTATTGATGCCGAAAAAATCCTTATAGATAAAACTTTTCAACTAGCTCAGGAATTGAAAGTAAGAGATAACAAAGCCCTTATAAATAGTGATATAGTTTGA
- a CDS encoding multicopper oxidase family protein: MKKNKLITLFLFSLILLIVVSIILILNFNKSNPSLTNNENRTGMFNNDTNSTMGNGQMRSNDTADIIDDSQIQNKLKLPPLLESDQETSTDISYTLTAQAGTTAFKDGPLTETYGYNGSYLGPILRIRKGQNVHLTTVNKLNENTSFHWHGLQIPSNVDGGPHSPIQPNGTATVDFTVMQEAATLWFHPHPEGRTGEQVYNGLAGLIYIEDENSDALDLPKDYGINDFPIIVQDRFFDENNQFNYQDIRNMNGTNGDTLLVNGTIGPYIEVKNERLRLRLVNGSNARNYQFNLSSEENFYQIASDGGFLNEPVQMDTIQLVPGERAEIVVDLSAYKNGDTVQVLDGTAETLSIKIVEEINSEAGSLPKTLNDVSTNFDNISVPDKELTFSGMGNMVAINGKQFDMNRIDLRAKKGITEIWEITNLSDMMSRMIHPFHLHGVQFKVLDRNGEVPPLNEHGWKDTIALYPGETVRIAVEFSKKGIFMYHCHILEHEDNGMMGQILVE; this comes from the coding sequence GTGAAAAAAAACAAACTAATTACACTATTCCTATTTTCTTTGATTTTATTAATTGTTGTTTCCATTATTTTAATACTAAACTTTAACAAATCAAATCCTTCCTTAACTAATAATGAGAATAGAACAGGAATGTTCAATAATGATACAAATTCTACGATGGGAAATGGTCAGATGAGATCAAATGATACCGCTGACATTATCGATGATTCTCAGATCCAGAATAAACTTAAACTGCCGCCACTTTTGGAAAGTGACCAAGAAACCTCAACAGATATTTCTTATACACTAACGGCCCAAGCAGGAACAACCGCATTCAAAGATGGGCCTTTAACCGAAACGTATGGGTATAATGGTTCCTATCTCGGTCCTATTTTACGCATCCGCAAAGGTCAAAATGTGCATCTTACTACCGTCAATAAATTAAATGAAAATACTTCTTTTCATTGGCATGGTTTACAGATACCCTCCAATGTTGACGGTGGCCCACATAGCCCCATTCAACCTAATGGAACAGCAACCGTTGATTTTACAGTGATGCAAGAAGCTGCGACTTTGTGGTTTCATCCCCATCCTGAAGGTCGTACTGGTGAGCAAGTCTATAATGGATTAGCTGGATTAATTTATATCGAAGACGAAAATTCTGATGCATTAGATCTTCCCAAAGATTATGGGATAAATGATTTTCCAATCATTGTTCAAGATCGTTTCTTTGATGAAAACAATCAATTCAACTATCAAGATATCCGAAACATGAACGGTACTAATGGAGATACCTTATTAGTGAATGGAACCATAGGCCCTTATATAGAAGTGAAAAATGAACGATTAAGGCTACGTCTTGTCAATGGTTCAAATGCACGTAATTATCAGTTTAATCTATCAAGTGAGGAAAATTTTTATCAAATCGCCTCTGATGGAGGGTTTTTAAATGAACCCGTACAAATGGATACTATTCAATTAGTTCCTGGCGAAAGAGCCGAAATTGTAGTTGATTTAAGTGCTTATAAAAATGGTGATACAGTACAAGTGCTGGACGGAACTGCTGAAACTCTTTCTATAAAGATTGTTGAAGAAATAAATTCTGAAGCTGGATCATTACCAAAAACTTTAAATGATGTATCAACTAATTTTGATAACATTTCTGTTCCAGATAAAGAACTAACCTTCAGTGGTATGGGAAATATGGTTGCTATTAATGGAAAACAGTTTGATATGAATCGGATAGACTTACGAGCAAAAAAAGGAATCACAGAAATATGGGAAATAACTAATTTAAGTGATATGATGAGTAGAATGATACATCCCTTTCATTTACATGGTGTTCAGTTCAAAGTATTAGACCGGAATGGGGAAGTTCCGCCTCTAAACGAACATGGATGGAAAGATACGATTGCATTATATCCTGGGGAAACAGTTCGTATTGCAGTTGAATTTTCAAAAAAAGGTATTTTCATGTACCATTGCCACATTCTTGAACATGAAGATAATGGAATGATGGGACAAATACTTGTAGAATAA
- a CDS encoding response regulator transcription factor, translated as MKILIVDDEPKILDIVEAYLHAKKFQVFRASNGTEAMEKFELVQPNLIVLDLMLPDISGTIICQNIRKTSDVPIILLTAKSTENDILTGLQMGADDYIVKPFSPKELVARVETVLRRSASPAAPEIKWSFDKGILVIYPENKQVFKNQKEIILTPTEFELLALLASHPKQVFSREQLLENVKGLEFDVLDRIIDSHIKNLRQKIEDNTRQPYFILTVYGMGYRFGGRKNESYN; from the coding sequence TTGAAAATTTTAATTGTAGATGATGAACCGAAAATATTGGATATTGTAGAAGCTTATCTCCATGCAAAAAAATTCCAAGTATTCCGAGCTTCTAACGGAACAGAAGCAATGGAAAAATTTGAGTTGGTGCAACCGAATCTAATTGTGTTAGATCTTATGTTACCTGATATATCTGGGACGATTATTTGTCAGAACATACGAAAAACATCTGACGTTCCTATCATTTTGCTGACTGCAAAATCAACAGAAAATGATATTCTAACTGGTCTGCAGATGGGAGCTGATGATTATATCGTAAAACCTTTCAGCCCCAAAGAATTAGTGGCGCGTGTAGAAACTGTTCTGCGTCGCTCAGCTTCACCTGCTGCACCAGAAATTAAGTGGTCATTTGATAAAGGCATCCTGGTGATTTATCCTGAGAACAAACAGGTTTTTAAAAACCAAAAGGAAATTATATTGACCCCTACTGAATTTGAACTGCTAGCATTACTAGCTTCCCATCCAAAACAAGTATTTTCTCGAGAGCAATTATTAGAAAATGTAAAAGGTCTTGAATTTGACGTTCTTGATCGCATTATTGATTCTCATATTAAGAACTTACGACAGAAAATTGAAGATAATACACGACAGCCTTATTTTATACTGACGGTTTATGGCATGGGCTATCGATTTGGTGGGAGAAAAAATGAATCGTACAATTAA
- a CDS encoding HAMP domain-containing sensor histidine kinase, giving the protein MNRTIKWQFIVSFVSISFIIIGAFSVMTLSLMDNHFAKYVAERQESELLEYTTNLERFYAENDGWPTTAAFDSIGLESLHNSVILKIYDTEKNLLWSPASSDMMGHNQKMLGNSSNMDNMMGSIENTPIEETIPLFNDEQKIGEVLINYMGPAVYSEHDALFIADMKNNLILAAIIALVLSFFFAALVAKKISRPIVKVKNFTRKIAKGNYSSSSPEKTAIKEIDELIVSVNDLSIQLENQQAIRNQLSSDIAHEIRTPLTTLKGNLEAMIDGIWEVTDERLHSCYDEVNRITRLIGSIDTINEIESQQDSLNKTSFDLYLLVENITANFEAFFAKKNIHYSLDGHSLFITADKDKISQVITNLLSNAVKFTPSKGSITLKVSKEKNHALLIVTDTGEGIHPKEINHIFERFYMSDLSRNSSLGGQGIGLAIVKSIIKAHKGTITAESDYGKGSTFTVILPTTK; this is encoded by the coding sequence ATGAATCGTACAATTAAATGGCAATTTATAGTTTCATTTGTCTCTATTTCTTTCATTATAATTGGCGCATTTAGTGTGATGACGCTAAGTCTAATGGATAATCACTTTGCAAAATATGTTGCTGAAAGACAAGAATCTGAACTGCTAGAATATACCACCAACTTAGAAAGATTTTACGCCGAAAATGATGGTTGGCCAACAACTGCTGCTTTTGATTCAATTGGATTGGAGTCATTACACAATTCAGTTATCTTGAAAATATATGACACTGAAAAAAATTTACTTTGGAGCCCTGCATCTTCAGATATGATGGGTCATAATCAAAAAATGCTGGGAAACAGTTCAAATATGGATAATATGATGGGATCAATAGAAAATACTCCTATAGAAGAAACTATTCCTTTGTTTAACGATGAACAAAAAATTGGAGAAGTTCTCATCAATTATATGGGACCCGCTGTTTATTCAGAACATGACGCTTTATTTATTGCAGATATGAAGAATAATCTTATCCTAGCCGCTATTATAGCGCTAGTGCTTTCTTTCTTTTTTGCTGCTCTAGTTGCGAAAAAAATAAGTCGTCCTATAGTGAAAGTAAAAAACTTTACAAGAAAAATTGCTAAAGGAAATTACTCAAGTTCGTCGCCTGAAAAAACAGCTATTAAAGAAATAGATGAACTTATTGTGTCGGTAAATGATTTATCCATTCAACTTGAAAATCAGCAAGCTATCAGAAATCAATTATCTTCAGATATCGCTCATGAAATCAGAACCCCTTTAACAACATTAAAAGGAAATCTGGAAGCTATGATAGATGGAATATGGGAAGTAACCGATGAACGCCTCCACAGCTGTTACGATGAAGTGAACCGTATCACTCGCCTTATCGGAAGTATTGATACAATTAATGAAATTGAAAGTCAGCAAGATAGTTTAAACAAAACATCTTTCGATTTATATCTTCTTGTAGAAAATATAACAGCTAATTTTGAAGCTTTTTTTGCTAAGAAAAACATTCATTATTCATTGGATGGTCATTCTTTATTCATTACTGCTGATAAGGACAAAATAAGTCAGGTCATTACAAATCTTTTATCAAATGCTGTTAAATTCACCCCATCCAAAGGAAGCATAACTTTAAAAGTTAGCAAAGAAAAAAATCATGCTTTGCTGATTGTAACAGATACTGGAGAAGGCATTCACCCAAAAGAAATCAATCATATTTTCGAGAGATTTTATATGTCTGATCTTTCAAGAAATAGTTCTTTAGGTGGTCAAGGCATTGGTCTAGCTATTGTAAAATCTATCATTAAGGCCCATAAAGGAACTATAACGGCCGAAAGTGATTATGGAAAAGGTTCTACATTTACAGTCATTCTTCCAACCACAAAATAA
- a CDS encoding SHOCT domain-containing protein encodes MFECFSFFNRGGMGAMMYMGFFWLLLLIVVIFLGGKLVLNQQNKGENRETPLEILQKEYAKGNISEEEYLERKKHLQ; translated from the coding sequence ATGTTTGAATGTTTTAGTTTTTTTAATAGAGGAGGAATGGGAGCAATGATGTATATGGGATTTTTCTGGCTTTTATTGTTAATTGTGGTTATATTTTTAGGTGGGAAATTAGTTCTTAACCAACAAAATAAAGGTGAAAATAGAGAAACACCTTTGGAAATTCTTCAAAAAGAATATGCAAAAGGAAATATTTCTGAAGAAGAATACTTGGAAAGAAAAAAACATCTGCAATAA
- the pepV gene encoding dipeptidase PepV → MAIDWKKETAARKEDFLADLMELLKINSVRDDSKATADAPVGPGPKEALERFLALGERDGFVTKNVGNLAGHIEYGAGDETMGVFAHVDVVPVGTGWETDPFSPVIKDGRIYARGSSDDKGPGVAAYYALKLIKDLNLPVSKKVRFIIGTDEESGWMCMDHYLANEPTPDFGFSPDAEFPIINGEKGILTVYVNTKGNNKGGKNELLSFDAGLRENMVPQDATAIFTSEEATQIEKDFYEFIEISPITGKIEVEGTQVTIEVGGKAAHGMAPHLGVNAGTYLAAFLNHYSFGGDTKNFLQLTTEYLHEDTKAEKLGLNYIDDIMGDLTMNPGVFTFTPEDGGVIAVNIRFPKGVTPEGIEIKMESKLAEFGVTLSRGKEQMPHYVSAEDPLVKTLLDVYQRQTGLEAHEQSIGGGTYGRLLERGVAYGAMFPSSIDTMHQANEFMAIDDLMNAMSIYAEAIYELIK, encoded by the coding sequence ATGGCAATTGATTGGAAAAAAGAAACGGCTGCTCGAAAAGAAGATTTTTTAGCAGACTTAATGGAATTACTTAAAATTAACAGCGTACGCGATGATAGCAAAGCTACCGCTGATGCTCCAGTAGGTCCAGGACCAAAAGAAGCTTTAGAAAGATTTCTAGCTTTAGGTGAACGAGATGGATTTGTTACTAAAAATGTTGGAAACTTAGCTGGACATATTGAATACGGTGCTGGTGACGAAACAATGGGCGTTTTTGCTCACGTTGACGTTGTACCTGTTGGAACAGGCTGGGAAACAGATCCTTTCAGCCCAGTGATCAAAGATGGACGTATCTATGCTCGTGGTTCAAGTGATGATAAAGGGCCAGGTGTGGCTGCTTATTATGCGTTGAAATTGATCAAAGATTTAAATTTACCTGTTTCTAAAAAAGTTCGCTTTATTATTGGAACAGATGAAGAGAGTGGCTGGATGTGTATGGATCATTATTTAGCGAATGAACCGACGCCAGACTTTGGTTTCTCACCAGATGCAGAATTCCCGATTATTAACGGTGAAAAAGGAATTCTTACTGTTTACGTAAATACAAAAGGAAATAATAAAGGCGGAAAAAATGAATTATTGAGTTTTGATGCTGGTTTGCGTGAAAACATGGTACCACAAGATGCTACAGCTATTTTTACAAGTGAAGAAGCTACTCAAATCGAAAAAGATTTTTATGAATTTATTGAAATTTCTCCAATCACAGGAAAAATAGAAGTAGAGGGTACTCAAGTCACGATTGAAGTTGGAGGAAAAGCTGCTCACGGTATGGCACCGCATTTAGGTGTAAATGCTGGTACTTATTTAGCGGCGTTTCTAAATCATTATTCATTTGGCGGAGATACTAAAAATTTCTTGCAATTAACTACTGAGTACCTACATGAAGATACTAAAGCTGAAAAACTAGGATTAAATTATATTGATGACATTATGGGAGACTTAACAATGAATCCAGGAGTATTCACTTTTACTCCTGAAGATGGTGGAGTAATTGCCGTGAATATTCGATTCCCTAAGGGTGTAACACCTGAAGGCATCGAAATCAAAATGGAAAGCAAATTAGCTGAATTCGGCGTAACGCTAAGTCGTGGCAAAGAACAAATGCCGCATTATGTATCTGCTGAAGATCCATTAGTTAAAACATTATTAGATGTTTATCAAAGACAAACTGGATTAGAAGCTCACGAACAAAGTATCGGTGGCGGAACATACGGACGCTTGTTAGAACGTGGAGTAGCTTATGGAGCAATGTTCCCTAGTAGCATTGACACTATGCACCAAGCCAACGAATTTATGGCTATCGATGACTTGATGAATGCAATGAGTATTTACGCAGAAGCTATTTATGAATTGATTAAATAG
- a CDS encoding NAD(P)H-hydrate dehydratase — protein sequence MKEINPETIHGMIPKRNKDSYKADYGRVLVIGGNEDMGGAIILTASAAVYSGAGLVTVATAKVNHTALHARLPEAMVFDMYNEDCLLKKLSTATVIVIGPGLGLSSESLAILKSVLKTVTKEQRLIIDGSAITLMAKNNLKTPVAQTTYTPHLGEWQKLSHLKPTEQNETLNILARTELKATVVLKQSRTEIYFLNEVWKNTHGNPAMATGGMGDTLAGMIAGFSAQFKNNRSAIITAVFLHSKIGDDLAKKQYVVLPSQIIEKIPNEMKEFSTMFIF from the coding sequence GTGAAAGAAATAAATCCTGAAACCATTCATGGCATGATCCCAAAAAGAAATAAAGATAGTTATAAAGCAGATTATGGACGTGTACTTGTGATAGGCGGAAATGAAGATATGGGTGGGGCAATCATTCTTACCGCTAGTGCAGCCGTTTACAGTGGCGCTGGATTGGTTACCGTCGCTACAGCTAAAGTGAATCATACGGCTTTACATGCCCGCCTTCCAGAAGCGATGGTTTTTGATATGTATAACGAAGATTGCCTACTTAAAAAACTATCAACAGCGACCGTCATTGTTATTGGTCCTGGTCTGGGTCTTTCTTCTGAATCATTAGCCATTTTAAAATCTGTTTTAAAAACCGTCACAAAAGAACAACGCTTGATTATTGATGGCAGTGCTATTACTTTGATGGCGAAAAACAATTTAAAAACACCAGTAGCTCAAACAACTTATACACCTCACTTAGGTGAATGGCAAAAACTTTCTCACTTAAAACCAACTGAGCAAAATGAGACTTTAAATATTCTGGCTAGAACAGAATTAAAAGCAACAGTCGTTTTAAAACAATCACGAACAGAAATTTATTTTTTAAATGAAGTTTGGAAAAATACTCATGGAAATCCTGCAATGGCAACTGGTGGTATGGGAGATACATTGGCTGGTATGATTGCTGGATTCAGTGCTCAATTTAAAAATAATCGTTCTGCTATCATCACTGCTGTCTTCCTACACAGTAAAATTGGAGATGACTTAGCTAAAAAGCAATATGTTGTTCTTCCATCTCAAATTATTGAAAAGATTCCTAATGAGATGAAGGAATTTTCTACTATGTTTATTTTTTAA
- a CDS encoding general stress protein yields the protein MVKRIIGNYPSASEALQEINQLLAEGYSKESITLVTNPDTEKSIHSQTDIEILVLSSGSKDDESLGDKIKKFFSLSPQVDDELYSAIPDEAALDDYKNAIEKGSTLILVEIKPPSNTAENTYPIDMDTVKDDAAGIYPTAPGLVTEDDPSNRDSDENQTFTTRTQHLNYDNEESNTGINTDGDLEIEEDFPPTESPDRTDSY from the coding sequence ATGGTAAAACGTATAATTGGAAACTATCCATCTGCATCAGAAGCTTTGCAGGAAATCAATCAACTATTGGCTGAAGGCTACTCGAAAGAATCTATTACTTTAGTAACCAACCCTGATACAGAAAAATCCATCCACAGCCAAACCGATATAGAGATTTTAGTTTTATCCTCGGGGTCAAAAGATGATGAGTCATTAGGAGACAAAATAAAAAAATTCTTTTCCCTAAGTCCACAAGTAGATGATGAGCTGTATTCAGCCATTCCTGATGAAGCAGCTTTAGATGATTACAAAAATGCAATTGAAAAGGGGAGTACTCTTATTCTTGTAGAAATAAAACCTCCTTCCAATACTGCTGAAAACACGTATCCAATCGATATGGATACCGTTAAAGACGATGCTGCGGGGATTTACCCAACTGCCCCAGGCCTAGTAACTGAAGATGACCCATCTAATAGAGATAGTGACGAGAATCAAACATTCACTACTAGAACTCAACACTTAAATTACGATAATGAAGAATCAAACACAGGTATCAACACTGATGGAGACTTAGAGATCGAAGAAGATTTCCCTCCAACAGAATCACCGGATAGGACCGATTCTTATTAA